The nucleotide window gtaagccagcaattacatttgctggaacacgttaatcactggaatgaaagtgaagttcgtacacttttcgatataaacatcgacattgccaaagacattttacatcgtcttcgctaaaaattggaaatggtacaatttcggttgatacttccggtggttcgatagcAATTCCaccttccctttatcaattcacgaaagttgaattcatcacaaatgttcggaaaGTGGCCAacttatcgtaactacgatgccttaagtgcacgcgcaatgttagctgccaaaaataccgatgctgatgacttaaactggaagattcaaagtcaaattccgggagacttgcgctcatacaaatcgatcgatcgtctttccattgaagacgtcgccgtgaattatccagtggagtttctaaattctttggacaggcttggtatgcaaCCGCATCATTTGcctctcaaagtaggatccgtcggaAGTACCCTATTACGAGCGTTCAGTTTATGAGAAGCTATAGCCTATAGTGATCTGTtccgaacaattttttcggagatcgCATTATTGCCTTATATTGGGTTgacaaaaaagtcttgcggtattttcgctagttggcgctaaaagcgcgtagttctagttttattcgtcgcatcgggttatgctatacctttttggaaagctcatttcacgcgctaacacgtgtttgattgaatgttgtttcttttaagtcgttcgtgagttatagcgtcgaaAACacggagcaaaataaagagaaaatactgcatattttacagtactactacgataaaggcaaaaatgcatctcaagccgccaataaaatttgtgcagttttttggcccgatacagtttccatttccaccgcacaacgatggtttcaacgttttcgttctggtgtagaggcggttgaagatgcgccacgctccggaaggcctgtcgtcgaaaattgcgataaaatcgccgaattggtcgaaagagaccggcatagtagtcatcaaaccgttataaaccatttgaagaagcttggagtcactaagaagctcgatgtatgggtgccacacgaattgattcaataaaaataccgcaagacttttttgacaacccaatatatccAAATTTCTGAACAttgacaaaagaaaaatttttttatgtaatacgagggctgctatatatatttctggcctaataatgaaaataggaatatttatcaacgaaaatggttttttttcgttggatttggctcgtcttggaagacccacacggtcgattgctgttttgtttcgggctcataccatagatccatgattcgtcacctgtgacgatcttataaacgtgttttgaagcaccgcgattgtattttttcagcatttccttacaccaatccacacgagcctttttttgggcgattgtcaaattgtgcggaatccaacgagaacaaaccttttttacggccagatgttcatgcaatatcgaatgtatgctggtgggagaagtGCATAGGCATGCCCCTATCTGatggtatgttacatgacggtcttgcattatcagttcacgtacggcatcgatgttttctggcacaacggctgtttttggacgaccttcacggaattcgtctttgagcgagcgtcgaccacgattgaattcgttgtaccagtttttcacagtgctataggatggtgcttcatagccatacaaagattttagttcatcgatgcactcttgtcgtgataatcaacgtcgaaagttgtgaaaaatgatcgcacgaaaatggtcacgagttaattccatttttttggccgagatgaatttttaattccctgctaataaaacaattcaagattaattgacaaaacgttctgagtgatgttatgctaaaaaatgtcaaacattccaatggaaatgtcagattgcacctggcaacacttagtgttgcctagtccagaaatatatatagcagcctatgtaattAGACTTCGATTCAGTTTGTATAACTAAAGTGGTCCGATCATTTACgctatgtttttaaataaaaacacatgATCTTCAAgtttaatggagaatatttattatcattttaaagAACatcctttggcatttattttatgaatattatctctttcaaatgttggccgcggaaACGTCTCCGATGGTCCATCTGTTAAGTCcaatgacatgcgtgatgttttgcggAATTGTCAGCacaaattttagactttacatatccccatagGAACAAAGTCtgacggtgtgatatcacatcatcttggtggctaatcgacTGGCCCAAATTGTGACATTATCCgctcaataatattcataatattaaatcaaatatatttatttacatctaTTTATTGGTGCAATGTGTGAGAAAtgacttgttgaaaccaaatgttgcctacatcaagagcttcaatttcaggcaccaTTTAAGGTTGCGTCATCACCGTCATCATTTTGAATGAAATGAACCCACTCCAAACCGTTGCTTTTTCTGTATTAAATTGTAGCTCTCGAATCTTTTGAGGTTGCCCCTCGAGAACGTCGGAACTTCTTGGAacatttcaagagcccatagatcGAAGCAGTGTCACTTGGGAAGGTccagcggcttcagttcttgctcgAGCTgtattttgaatgttttttatttaagatattGTCGTAAAATGAATTGCAGAACGTgaagttgaacgatttgaaaTTGTTCTTCAGGCGTAAGTCTGATGAGATGCAAAACAATACTCAACGAAAATGCCAGCTTGACACAACTTACGCGTGATCTGGCAAAAATGGTAGGCGATTGAAGAAAGTATCTCTACTTGAATCAgccgttatatacatattataagtTCTTctaagttgttgtttttatattacaaacatcatggaaaacttaatataccctgtttagaGTATAAATATAATGTGTGTTAGAAAAAGAGGCTGCTTCTTAATTATACATGGACAATATATAATTGCTGAGTTAATTAAATTCCAAAACGAATATTAAAGTAAGTGTTACGAACGATCTGGCAGCATGACTCACGTAATCCTCGTAAGTCCTACTTGCTTACGTATGAACTGACGTGGCGCGCTGTGATTGGTCTAATAAGCAAAGCGGGAGCAATTATTTTAAGTCCTACTTCCTTACGCATAAGCTAACGTGGCGCATTCTGATTGGTCCAATTGGGAAACCGGGAGCAATTAGTATATTTAGCAAAGTAGGCAATGGGAAGAACGATCATACCGTCGATAACATTCAGAGGGTGCAATTgagactaaattttttaattaaccatTGATTTTTTGTTAACATTGAATAACCTTTAAATTCGGTATTAAATGTTATATcagttaattgcaaaaaatttctcgcatttttattaacatcttaaaaaatttattccacCCTCATCGCGCACTACATTTAACGTAAATTATAATGTCGCGCGCGAATAATTCAGTATCGTCTACTGCACCTGCCAATTTCGTTCTTGGTCCTAATTGCGCTGCAGCCACCAATCTCACTACCTCAACCAGCTTTCCAATTGTGAGCAACCTGGAGGATAATAGTGGTACTGATCGGGCTTCTAATCAGCGCATTCCTGTGACACACGCTGAGAGTTCGAACGCAGGCGTATCAAATGCAGCTCCTCCAAATGGAAGTCGGGTGTATACGGTATCACCCCAACAAGCACATCTACAAGAAAGTGAAATCATAAGTCCTGTTCACTCCTCAAATTCTTTTGGTTCACTCGGTCTCCGCCGTCGCGCCGAGTTGCTACAAGAGCAAAGTGAAATCCTACGACAGAGAGAGGCTTTATTAAGAGAACAGCATAGTTTTTTGGATCGCATAGATGCAATGGGTTTTGATGACGACTTAGACGAAAGGCAATATTCAATGCCTAGGATCTCAACCAGGTTGAGGGATGAAGCGCTTCTTCCATCCCAAATGCTGCAGCTGCCACCACAATTTGTGGCGCCATTTAATGTAACCGCTCCTGTTCTAAACGATATTACAAGTAGCGGGTCTTCATTACCTAACAGTATGCCAACCGGAATGTTAACGGGTCAACAAGGTGAAACCGATATTCAAACACTGGTTCTTCAATCGTTATTGAACCGAATACAGTCACTTGAACAGCAGTTGCGACGGAATTCAACACTCAATCCAGAGACTGTTTTGCCGCAACCAGTTCATACAACTTTTCCGACAGCTGAGCGCGTTAACAGCTTGTCGTTTGGTTCTTCAACTTCTCGCCGATTGACTCGGGAGCAAGTTGCTTCTCGTAACAGCCTTACTAAAGAATTACCCAAATATGATGGTAAACCCAGCGAGTGGCCGATGTTTTATGCCGCTTACAATCAAACTACAGAGGTTTGCGGATTCTCTGACGAAGAGAATCTGCTAAGACTGCGACAGGCGTTGGAAGGTCCGCTAAAGGCTGTTAAAAATCTGCTATTGCACTCTTCATGCGTCAATCAAGTTATGGCCACTCTTCAAATGAGATTTGGTAGACCCGAATTGATCATCAGTGTTCTACAACGCCAAAGCCATTTGGAATCTATAGTCGATTTCGCCGTAGAAGTGCAAAATATCTGTACAACGATGTCAGTATCTGGTCTGACTGGTCATTTGAACAATCCCGAATTTGAACAGCGGTTGGTTTCGAAATTACCTGGGCTTTTACCAGCATATTGGGGAATGCATAACCGGAGCTTAACAGCATGCAATCTACAAAACTTCAGTGATTGGCTCTTTCAGTTGGCTCAAGGTGCCAACTGCGTTATCGTTCCAAAGGATTCAATACGTAGCGCAAACGAGGGGCACTTAATCATCATTTCAGTTCGGTAAGATGTATCGTTTGCAATGGAAGTTGTAGCGAAGTTTTTAATTGTGCCTCTTTCAAGGTAATGCCACGAAATCAAAGGTGGCAAGTTGTTCGTAAACTAAAATTATGTCGTCGATGTTTGAAAACGCATTCGATGAATAGATGTAATTGGGTCAAACCTTGCGGCGTTAACGGATGCACACGCAGTCATCATCCACTTTTACACAACTCAGAATTCGTTCAAACTGTAGCTACGAAATCGTCAAGTAATGTCAAAATGCTAGCCAGAGAGCATTCTGCCAACATTAACGCGCATTTAGCAACAGGGGAAAGCACACTGTTTCGAATACTACCAGTAGTCATACACTCTGGTCAGGAAAGTGTATCAACGTACGCCTTCATAGATGATGGCTCATCTCTTACACTCATCGACGAACAGCTTTTAAAACAGCTGAATGTAAGAGGAACACCACAACCACACTGCCTACGTTGGACTGGCGACACACATCGGTACGAGAACGAGTCTGTCATAGCCGACCTGACTATATCGGCTCTAAATGGGCATAGGCAATTTTCTCTTAAAGGTGTTCGCTCTATGAAGAAACTCCAGTTGCCTACTCAATCGCTTGACGCTAACAAATTACGATTACAATTCAAACATTTGAAAGGATTGTCATTGCACTCTTATTCAAACGCCACTCCACAACTGCTGATAGGCTTAAATAACGCGGCTCTTGGATCTCCAATAAAATCCATATATGGGGGAGAGAACGGGCCAATTGCAGAAAAATCTAAATTAGGATGGACCTTGAAAGGGTCGATGCAAAAGGCCGGCGCCGATCCTATACACCACGTTTATCACATCTGTGATTGCTCTGCTCAAGCTGAACTGCTTGAAATCACCAAAGCGTATATTTGCCTCGACAACTTAGGTGTGTCAACCAAACCTGTTGCCTTGATGTCTAAGGACGATGAGGTTGCTTTGGAGCAACTACAAAAATTCACCGTTCGCACTGGAAGCCGTTTCGAGACCAGCTTATTGTGGAAGCACCCAGACATTGAAATTCCCGATAGCTTATCAATGGCCCTATTTCGGGCGAACTGTCTACGGAAAAGGATGCAACGAGACCACGATCTCGCTGAAACTCTTCACACAAAGATACGCGATTATATTCAAAAGGGGTATATCAGACGTTTAGGACCCCTCGACTCCGCCGTCAAAAAATATTGGTATTTGCCGATTTTTGCAGTTACCAATCCCAATAAACCAGGAAAGGTTAGACTAGTCTGGGACGCAGCTGCTAAGGTAAATGGAGTGTCCCTAAACAGCATGCTGCTAAAAGGCCCAGACCTAACAACTCCTCTTCACTCGGTGCTCTTTAAGTTTCGACAAAAGAGATTTGCTGTGACAGCCGATATAGCTGAAATGTTTCACCAAGTTCGAGTACGGCAAGAAGACCAAAACTTCCTACGTTTTCTTTGGTATGAACCAAACGCTAATGAGCCGACTACATTTGCAATGACAGTGATGACGTTTGGGGCCACATGTTCACCAAGCTGCGcgcaatatgtaaaaaataagaatgcaaaagattttcaagaaaaatttccTCTTGCTTCAAAGTGCATCACCGAAAATCACTACGTAGACGATATGTTGGTAAGTGTGGACACCGAAGAGGAAGCTATTAAATTAGCTCAAGACGTTCGTCATGTCCATGCACTTGGAGGctttaatttaagaaattttttgtccaattcGAGTCGGGTATTATCTGCCCTAAATGAGAATCCGCTCGATGAGCTATCTCTCGATCTTGATCGTGAACTGCCTACTGAAAAGGTTTTAGGCATGTGGTGGATTACGTCTAGCGACCATTTCGCATTTCGCGTGTCCGCTAAGTATAGAGATTCTGACATATTTCTTTATCAAAGGCGGCCTACTAAGCGCGAGGTTTTGAGTTTGGTCATGACTATTTACGATCCTCTTGGACTCCTCAGTTTCTACGTAATATATGCAAAGGTTATCCTACAAGAGATATGGAGAGCTGGATGCGACTGGGACGTTCCAATCCCTGATGATCAATTTTCCAAGTGGTTAAGATGGCTGAAACTAATTCCGAAAGTAGAGAGTCTAAGAATTCCAAGATGCTATATGCGAACTGTGTTTGGCGGAGTTCCACAAATCGAATTACACACGTTCGTTGATGCAAGTGAAACTAGCTATGCAGCAGTTTGTTACCTTCGATACTCGTATGGCGATACGGTTAGCTGTACAATGATCGCAAGCAAAACAAGGGTGGCGCCATTGAAGCTAATATTCATACCTCGTTTAGAACTGAAAGCAGCACTTCTAGGTGCTCGCCTCGCCAAACATGTTATCGAATCGCACTCAATCCATATTGATATATGCGTTTACTGGTCAGATTGCCGAACGGTATTAGCGTGGCTACGATCCGATCACCGGCACTATAAACAATTTGTAGCCTTCCGGGTTAGCGAAATTTTAGAGCTGACCGGTGTCAAC belongs to Bactrocera dorsalis isolate Fly_Bdor chromosome 1, ASM2337382v1, whole genome shotgun sequence and includes:
- the LOC125777485 gene encoding uncharacterized protein LOC125777485 produces the protein MLAREHSANINAHLATGESTLFRILPVVIHSGQESVSTYAFIDDGSSLTLIDEQLLKQLNVRGTPQPHCLRWTGDTHRYENESVIADLTISALNGHRQFSLKGVRSMKKLQLPTQSLDANKLRLQFKHLKGLSLHSYSNATPQLLIGLNNAALGSPIKSIYGGENGPIAEKSKLGWTLKGSMQKAGADPIHHVYHICDCSAQAELLEITKAYICLDNLGVSTKPVALMSKDDEVALEQLQKFTVRTGSRFETSLLWKHPDIEIPDSLSMALFRANCLRKRMQRDHDLAETLHTKIRDYIQKGYIRRLGPLDSAVKKYWYLPIFAVTNPNKPGKVRLVWDAAAKVNGVSLNSMLLKGPDLTTPLHSVLFKFRQKRFAVTADIAEMFHQVRVRQEDQNFLRFLWYEPNANEPTTFAMTVMTFGATCSPSCAQYVKNKNAKDFQEKFPLASKCITENHYVDDMLVSVDTEEEAIKLAQDVRHVHALGGFNLRNFLSNSSRVLSALNENPLDELSLDLDRELPTEKVLGMWWITSSDHFAFRVSAKYRDSDIFLYQRRPTKREVLSLVMTIYDPLGLLSFYVIYAKVILQEIWRAGCDWDVPIPDDQFSKWLRWLKLIPKVESLRIPRCYMRTVFGGVPQIELHTFVDASETSYAAVCYLRYSYGDTVSCTMIASKTRVAPLKLIFIPRLELKAALLGARLAKHVIESHSIHIDICVYWSDCRTVLAWLRSDHRHYKQFVAFRVSEILELTGVNQWHWVPTEENVSDEATKWNSDPDFSNDSQWFRGPSFLHLSPDKWVMSDELQCIASEELRPQFTGFHHPTSKQHQVVPELLRFSTWNRLLRATAMTMYCVRVWLSIIRDNQPVGNGPTTEDFRKSECYLWRKAQHDNFGDSIASLEAGKPVDKSSNILKLSPYLDDHGVLRINGRVKITGRPDQVLLPSNHHVTYLIINHFHVKYHHGNLETVVNEIRQFYWIIKLRTVANKIRRICQHCKNRTSQPRPPMMASLPAFRTSAFSRPFSYVGVDYFGPLLVTVKRSTEKRYGVLFTCLTTRAVHLEIAYSLSTDSCILAVRNFMARRGSPVEIWSDNGTNFKGAEKELKLTFDLIGENHITRTFTSAATNWRFIPPASPHMGGA